A single region of the Triticum dicoccoides isolate Atlit2015 ecotype Zavitan chromosome 2B, WEW_v2.0, whole genome shotgun sequence genome encodes:
- the LOC119365628 gene encoding uncharacterized protein LOC119365628 translates to MEEGGDASLEARSGVLLVGALGVGKRTILSRLIGTEVPDTSDLSSGVLCQGWKIDTKYYSADISIWTTHLEEGFSLGSLPHLDQLAALIMVFDMNDEPSLLTLRNWVGNIDVQRFEVLLCIGNKADLVPGHGAHVEYRRRMQRIGESSSDPHPEYLDFGINENEGCGLLSEEEPQIEIRDSTLKWCIEHNIEYIEACASNADFDKCLSVDGDSQGLERLFGALSAHMWPGMILKSGNKITTPSLVEKDESTDDELTYEFDYEVLSHASDEQWEFVGESSTSRSLEGLDEAKSMQDNTQQVVNGNASSLAPNPLPYDRSTEPAKENPVTQSHTTEDSSNHVDNTEADTSEEDQRTDTPEVDTLFEDDHYGVDDLERLMSEIGNMRSNLRLVPDFQRREMAAKIAMKMATMFGDSDDEGFHAV, encoded by the exons ATGGAGGAGGGGGGAGACGCATCCCTGGAGGCCCGGTCCGGCGTCCTGCTCGTCGGCGCCCTCGGCGTGGGCAAGCGAACCATCCTCTCCC GGTTGATTGGGACGGAAGTACCGGACACATCCGACTTGTCCTCAGGTGTGCTCTGTCAGGG GTGGAAAATTGACACCAAGTACTACTCTGCTGATATTTCCATTTGGACAACACATCTTGAGGAAGGGTTTTCTCTCGGCTCGCTCCCTCATCTGGACCAGTTGGCTGCTCTCATTATGGTCTTCGATATGAATGAT GAACCGTCCTTACTTACGCTCCGAAACTGGGTTGGTAATATTGATGTTCAGAGGTTTGAAGTTCTGCTGTGCATCGGAAATAAAGCAGATCTTGTGCCTGGCCATGGTGCACATGTGGAATACAGGAGGCGCATGCAAAGGATTGGCGAGTCAAGTAGTGATCCACATCCTGAATATTTGGATTTTGGGATAAATGAAAATGAAGGTTGTGGTTTGTTATCAGAGGAAGAACCACAAATAGAGATCAGAGACTCCACTTTGAAGTGGTGCATTGAGCATAATATTGAGTATATTGAAGCTTGCGCTTCCAATGCTGACTTTGACAAAT GCCTATCAGTGGATGGTGATAGCCAAGGCCTAGAGCGACTCTTTGGAGCCCTTTCTGCACACATGTGGCCTGGAATGATTCTGAAATCTGGAAACAAAATTACCACTCCATCCTTGGTCGAAAAAGATG AATCTACAGATGATGAATTGACTTATGAATTTGACTACGAGGTCCTGTCCCATGCATCTGATGAGCAATGGGAATTCGTCGGTGAATCGAGTACATCAAGAAGCTTGGAAGGATTGGATGAAGCTAAATCTATGCAGGACAACACACAGCAAGTTGTGAACGGCAATGCTAGTTCTTTGGCGCCCAACCCTCTTCCATATGACAGATCTACAGAACCTGCCAAAGAAAATCCTGTAACTCAGAGTCACACAACTGAAGATAGTAGTAATCATGTGGATAACACTGAAGCAGATACTTCTGAGGAGGACCAGCGAACTGACACCCCAGAGGTTGATACACTGTTTGAGGATGATCACTATGGCGTAGATGATCTGGAGCGACTAATGTCAGAGATTGGCAACATGCGCTCCAACCTAAGGCTCGTTCCTGACTTCCAAAGGAGGGAGATGGCTGCCAAGATAGCCATGAAAATGGCAACCATGTTTGGTGATAGTGACGATGAGGGCTTCCATGCTGTCTAA
- the LOC119365626 gene encoding pentatricopeptide repeat-containing protein At3g26782, mitochondrial-like, with translation MVATPWAPPPSPPPHLPAPAAASHMAVTQALADALRSCGARGALSGARALHGRLVSVGLASAVFLQNTLLHAYLSCGALPDARSLLRGEITEPNVITHNIMMNGYAKLGSLSDAEELFGRMPRRDVTSWNTLMSGYFQSGQFTDALETFMSMRRTGDSLPNAFTFGCTMKSCGALGWHEVAPQLLGLLTKFGFEDDPDVATGIVDMFVRCGAVDFASKQFSQIKRPTVFCRNSMLAGYAKSYGVDHALELFEGMPERDVVSWNMMVSALSQSGRAREALCMAVDMHNRGVRLDSTTYTSSLTACAKLSSLGWGKQLHAQVIRSLPRIDPYVASAMVELYAKCGCFKEARRVFSSLRDRNTVAWTVLIGGFLQYGCFSESLELFNQMRVELMTVDQFALATIISGCSNRMDMCLARQLHSLSLKSGHTRAVVISNSLISMYAKCGDLQNAESIFSLMAERDIVSWTGMLTAYSQVGNIGKAREFFDGMSTRNVITWNAMLGAYIQHGAEEDGLKMYSAMLTEKDVIPDWVTYVTLFRGCADMGANKLGDQIIGHTVKVGLILDTSVVNAVITMYSKCGRISEARKIFEFLSRKDLVSWNAMITGYSQHGMGKQAIEIFDDMLKKGAKPDYISYVAVLSSCSHSGLVQEGKFYFDMLKRDHNVSPGLEHFSCMVDLLARAGNLIEAKNLIDEMPMKPTSEVWGALLSACKTHGNNDLAELAAKHLFDLDSPDSGGYMLLAKIYADAGKSDDSAQVRKLMRDKGIKKNPGYSWMEVKNKIHIFKAEDVTHPQVIAIREKLDELMEKIAQLGYVRTESLRSEIHHSEKLAVAFGIMNLPSWMPIHIMKNLRICGDCHTVIKLISTVTGREFVIRDAVRFHHFKGGSCSCGDYW, from the coding sequence ATGGTGGCGACGCCATGGGCGCCACCGCCGTCTCCTCCCCCTCATCTCCCcgctcccgccgccgcctcccacatgGCCGTCACGCAGGCTCTCGCGGATGCGCTGCGCTCGTGCGGGGCCCGCGGCGCGCTCTCCGGCGCGCGCGCGCTGCACGGCCGCCTCGTCAGCGTGGGCCTCGCGTCCGCCGTCTTCCTCCAGAACACGCTCCTCCACGCCTACCTCTCCTGCGGAGCCCTCCCGGACGCCCGAAGCCTGCTGCGCGGCGAGATCACGGAGCCCAACGTCATCACCCACAACATAATGATGAATGGGTACGCTAAGCTGGGCAGCCTGAGCGATGCCGAGGAGCTATTCGGTAGAATGCCTAGGAGGGATGTCACCTCCTGGAACACTCTCATGTCCGGCTACTTCCAGAGCGGCCAGTTCACGGATGCTCTGGAGACCTTCATGTCCATGCGCCGAACCGGGGACTCCTTGCCGAACGCCTTCACTTTCGGCTGCACCATGAAGTCCTGCGGCGCTCTCGGGTGGCATGAAGTGGCACCGCAGCTGCTTGGGTTGTTAACCAAGTTTGGTTTCGAGGACGACCCTGACGTTGCGACTGGCATTGTTGACATGTTCGTGAGATGTGGGGCTGTGGATTTTGCTTCGAAGCAGTTCAGCCAGATTAAAAGGCCAACTGTTTTTTGCCGGAACAGCATGCTAGCGGGCTATGCCAAGTCATACGGTGTTGATCATGCTCTTGAGCTTTTCGAGGGCATGCCTGAACGAGATGTTGTTTCATGGAACATGATGGTGTCTGCATTGTCTCAGAGTGGGCGAGCCAGAGAAGCCCTCTGTATGGCTGTAGACATGCACAATAGAGGTGTGCGTCTTGACTCAACAACATACACTAGTTCTCTGACTGCATGTGCTAAATTGTCTTCATTGGGATGGGGTAAGCAACTCCATGCTCAGGTGATTCGGAGTCTACCGCGCATTGACCCATACGTTGCCAGTGCTATGGTTGAACTATATGCAAAATGTGGTTGTTTTAAGGAAGCaaggagagtgttcagttccttaCGCGATCGGAACACTGTGGCATGGACAGTTCTTATTGGGGGGTTCTTGCAGTATGGTTGCTTCAGTGAATCTCTCGAACTGTTCAATCAGATGAGAGTTGAGTTGATGACAGTTGATCAGTTTGCACTGGCAACTATAATAAGTGGCTGCTCCAACAGGATGGATATGTGTCTTGCGAGGCAGCTGCATTCTCTTTCTCTGAAAAGTGGGCACACTCGAGCTGTTGTCATCTCCAATTCCCTTATCTCGATGTATGCAAAGTGTGGCGATCTCCAGAATGCTGAATCTATATTCAGTTTGATGGCTGAAAGGGACATTGTATCATGGACTGGCATGCTTACTGCATATTCTCAAGTGGGGAACATAGGGAAAGCTCGTGAGTTCTTTGATGGCATGTCCACAAGGAATGTAATTACATGGAATGCAATGTTGGGGGCATACATACAACATGGAGCTGAGGAAGATGGCCTCAAGATGTATAGTGCTATGCTAACTGAGAAGGATGTCATACCTGACTGGGTTACTTATGTCACATTGTTCAGAGGGTGTGCGGATATGGGTGCAAATAAACTTGGAGATCAAATTATTGGTCATACTGTAAAGGTTGGTCTCATCTTAGACACCTCAGTCGTGAATGCGGTTATCACAATGTACTCCAAATGCGGAAGGATATCAGAAGCTCGAAAAATATTTGAGTTTCTAAGTCGGAAGGATTTGGTTTCCTGGAATGCCATGATCACCGGTTATTCACAGCACGGCATGGGGAAGCAAGCTATAGAGATATTTGATGATATGCTGAAGAAAGGGGCAAAACCTGACTACATAAGCTATGTTGCAGTTCTGTCAAGCTGCAGCCATTCTGGACTCGTGCAGGAGGGAaagttttattttgatatgttgaAGAGAGACCACAACGTATCTCCAGGGTTGGAGCACTTCTCGTGCATGGTGGACCTTCTAGCCCGTGCAGGGAATTTGATCGAAGCCAAGAATCTCATCGACGAGATGCCCATGAAACCAACCTCTGAGGTTTGGGGGGCTCTTCTTAGCGCCTGCAAGACACATGGCAACAACGACCTCGCAGAATTGGCAGCTAAGCACTTGTTCGACCTGGACTCGCCTGATTCTGGAGGCTACATGCTTCTGGCAAAGATCTATGCTGATGCTGGCAAATCAGATGATTCCGCACAAGTCAGGAAGCTAATGCGAGACAAAGGGATAAAGAAAAATCCCGGCTACAGCTGGATGGAAGTTAAAAACAAAATTCATATCTTCAAAGCAGAAGACGTGACCCACCCTCAGGTGATCGCGATTCGGGAGAAGCTAGATGAGCTCATGGAGAAGATTGCGCAGCTTGGGTACGTGAGGACCGAGTCCCTGCGTTCTGAGATCCATCACAGCGAGAAGCTGGCCGTGGCTTTTGGGATCATGAACTTGCCTTCTTGGATGCCTATCCACATCATGAAAAACCTGCGCATTTGCGGTGACTGCCACACGGTGATCAAGTTGATATCGACGGTGACTGGTCGGGAGTTTGTGATTCGAGATGCCGTTcgatttcaccacttcaaaggtggtTCCTGCTCTTGCGGGGACTACTGGTGA